A window of the Oncorhynchus mykiss isolate Arlee chromosome 15, USDA_OmykA_1.1, whole genome shotgun sequence genome harbors these coding sequences:
- the LOC110490491 gene encoding zinc-binding protein A33 translates to MEASLSLLEEHLSCPVCCDIFSNPVVLKCSHSFCEECLRKYWKDLEIFLCPVCRRECSPEEPSQSLALKSLCESFQRGSEKEKGSQDICQLHGEKLKLFCFDDKQLICVVCHISKKHKGHDCYPIEEALPDLKSEIKAPLQNKLGKMTTAKLEEENCVEHLMVQGQLGEEQIRGVFKKFYQFLEEEEAARIAALKKEQQLKYEVMRERMEKLTKNISMLSETIGLIKKDMETDDITFLQNYEAILVRAECTPPDTAANAEMGPGAFIDMAKHVGCLTFKVWNSLIKIVDYNPVTMDPNTVSTKLILTDDLTTVTCCEEKQSLPDNPERFHVGVLGSEGFIKGKHFWDVEVGDSDNWSLGVAKESIVRKKLVKLDPESGLWTIRYINGKYKAGVKSRKEIKVDECPQVIRVYLDCDKGEVTFSDPTMSNTLYTFKHTFTEKLFPYFSIGSLKSPLRLCKRPLTKVTET, encoded by the exons ATGGAAGCCAGCTTGTCTCTCCTGGAGGAACACCTCTCTTGTCCCGTGTGTTGTGACATATTCAGCAACCCCGTCGTCCTCAAATGCAGCCACAGCTTCTGTGAGGAGTGTCTCCGGAAATACTGGAAGGACTTGGAGATTTTCCTGTGTCCTGTATGCAGGAGAGAGTGTTCTCCTGAGGAACCGAGCCAAAGTTTGGCCTTAAAGAGTCTCTGTGAATCGTTCCAGAGAGGAAGTGAAAAGGAGAAAGGATCTCAGGATATCTGCCAGCTGCATGGAGAGAAACTCAAACTCTTCTGTTTTGATGACAAACAGCTCATCTGTGTTGTCTGTCACATATCAAAGAAACATAAAGGCCATGACTGCTATCCCATTGAGGAGGCTCTGCCTGATTTGAAG AGTGAAATCAAGGCTCCTTTGCAGAACAAATTGGGAAAAATGACCACCGCCAAACTGGAAGAGGAAAACTGTGTGGAACACTTAATG GTCCAGGGCCAACTTGGAGAGGAGCAGATAAGGGGGGTGTTTAAGAAATTTTACCAGTTCCTAGAAGAAGAAGAGGCTGCCAGGATAGCTGCTCTGAAAAAGGAACAACAGCTGAAATATGAAGTGATGAGAGAAAGAATGGAGAAGTTGACCAAGAATATCTCAATGCTTTCTGAGACTATCGGACTTATCAAAAAGGACATGGAGACTGATGATATCACATTCCTGCAG AACTACGAGGCCATACTTGTCAG AGCCGAGTGCACACCTCCAGACACTGCTGCAAATGCTGAGATGGGGCCAGGAGCATTCATTGACATGGCCAAGCATGTTGGATGTCTGACGTTCAAAGTCTGGAACAGTCTGATTAAGATTGTTGACTACA ATCCTGTAACCATGGATCCAAACACAGTGTCCACAAAGCTCATCCTCACTGATGACCTCACCACTGTGACGTGCTGTGAGGAAAAGCAGAGTCTTCCAGACAATCCTGAAAGGTTTCATGTAGGAGTGTTGGGGTCTGAGGGCTTCATTAAAGGCAAACATTTCTGGGACGTTGAGGTAGGAGACAGCGATAACTGGTCTCTGGGAGTAGCCAAAGAGTCCATTGTGCGGAAGAAGCTAGTAAAACTGGATCCTGAGAGTGGATTGTGGACCATCAGATATATTAATGGGAAATACAAAGCAGGTGTGAAATCACGCAAAGAGATCAAGGTAGATGAATGCCCACAAGTGATCCGAGTATATCTGGACTGTGACAAGGGGGAGGTCACATTCTCCGACCCCACTATGAGCAATACTCTGTACACCTTCAAACACACATTTACTGAAAAGCTGTTCCCATACTTTAGTATAGGCAGTCTTAAAAGCCCACTGCGCCTTTGTAAGAGACCCCTCACTAAGGTAACTGAGACGTGA